A section of the Enterobacter sp. C2 genome encodes:
- a CDS encoding sugar ABC transporter ATP-binding protein — MNEQQTQPDEVIIETRDLSRIYPGVVALDSVNYRVYRNQVNVLIGENGAGKSTMMKMLAGVETPSSGEILLDGERVTLGSTHQAEKHGISIIFQELNLFPNMNVMDNIFIGNEFFQRGVINEKYQYELAKSLLERLELNVDPYSPLGELGIGHQQLVEIARALSKDTRVLIMDEPTSALSQSEVRVLFNVIAQLKRRGVTIIYISHRLEELMEIGDHITIFRDGRFISERPVQQASVPWIIEQMVGDKKKHFDYSPAAHGETILKVNGLTALHQNGGYKLNDVTFDLRKGEVIGIYGLLGAGRTELFKGLVGMMGCQSGTINLDGESLDKRSFQQRLKRGITLVPEDRQGEGVVQLMSIKSNMTLTDLSLLGFRRALRLLSPVKEEQQVNHMVEQLAIKAGDTELPITSLSGGNQQKVVLGKALMTGPKVVLLDEPTRGIDVGAKTDVYHLIGKMAHQGLAVMFSSSELDEVMALADRVLVMADGRITADLPRASVTREKLISASTPQD, encoded by the coding sequence ATGAATGAGCAACAGACCCAGCCGGATGAGGTCATTATTGAAACGCGCGACCTCTCCCGTATTTACCCTGGGGTAGTCGCGCTCGATAGCGTTAACTACCGTGTATACCGTAATCAGGTCAACGTGCTGATTGGCGAGAACGGTGCGGGCAAATCGACGATGATGAAAATGCTGGCCGGCGTTGAGACGCCCTCCTCTGGCGAGATCCTGCTGGACGGGGAGCGGGTCACCCTCGGCTCCACTCACCAGGCGGAAAAGCACGGCATCAGCATTATTTTCCAGGAGCTGAACCTCTTCCCCAATATGAACGTGATGGACAACATTTTCATTGGCAATGAGTTCTTCCAGCGCGGCGTGATTAACGAAAAATACCAGTACGAGCTGGCTAAATCCCTGCTTGAACGGCTGGAGCTGAACGTTGATCCCTACTCCCCGTTAGGCGAATTGGGCATTGGTCACCAGCAGCTGGTGGAGATCGCCCGCGCACTCTCTAAAGATACCCGGGTGCTGATCATGGACGAGCCCACCAGCGCGCTGAGCCAGTCGGAAGTGCGGGTGCTGTTTAACGTTATCGCCCAGCTTAAGCGCCGCGGCGTCACCATTATCTACATCTCTCACCGGCTGGAGGAGCTGATGGAGATCGGCGATCACATCACCATCTTCCGCGATGGCCGCTTTATCAGCGAGCGTCCCGTTCAGCAGGCCAGCGTGCCCTGGATCATCGAGCAGATGGTTGGTGACAAGAAAAAGCACTTTGACTACAGCCCTGCCGCACACGGGGAGACCATCCTGAAGGTGAACGGCCTGACCGCCCTGCACCAGAACGGGGGTTATAAATTAAACGATGTCACTTTTGATCTGCGTAAAGGGGAAGTTATTGGCATCTATGGCCTGCTCGGCGCGGGACGTACCGAGCTGTTTAAAGGCCTGGTGGGGATGATGGGCTGCCAGTCGGGCACCATCAATCTGGATGGTGAAAGCCTGGACAAGCGCTCGTTCCAGCAGCGGCTTAAGCGCGGCATTACCCTTGTGCCGGAGGATCGTCAGGGTGAAGGCGTGGTGCAGCTCATGTCGATCAAAAGCAATATGACGCTGACCGACCTGAGCCTGCTGGGCTTTCGCCGCGCCTTGCGCCTGCTCAGCCCGGTGAAAGAGGAGCAGCAGGTCAACCACATGGTGGAACAGCTCGCGATTAAAGCAGGTGATACGGAGCTGCCCATTACCTCGCTCAGCGGCGGCAACCAGCAAAAGGTGGTGCTGGGTAAGGCGTTGATGACCGGACCCAAAGTGGTTCTGCTGGATGAGCCGACGCGCGGCATCGACGTGGGTGCGAAAACCGATGTTTATCATCTGATTGGCAAAATGGCGCATCAGGGGCTGGCGGTTATGTTCTCCTCCTCCGAGCTGGATGAGGTCATGGCGCTGGCCGACCGGGTTCTGGTTATGGCCGATGGCCGTATCACCGCAGATTTGCCGCGCGCTTCCGTGACGCGGGAAAAATTAATCAGCGCTTCTACACCGCAGGACTGA
- a CDS encoding DUF2291 domain-containing protein, producing the protein MHRKLALVAIVLALGGCRIVSQKELADLKNPPNPQMANIQQTWQQKIVPQYVREAKPVAELLKTLQSEKSFDEACSKDGYRSQSENPCVFSVRISGEVIKVNTKSRSGKMTVRDEQGGDIVVQMGPIIRGTSLRDGYKGASYQDFNDQVLYGDYGKAINQQASTMIINFKPVVGDKVTVSGVFAAWDIPQTIPDVTAAHIVRQ; encoded by the coding sequence ATGCACAGAAAACTTGCGCTGGTAGCGATCGTTTTAGCGCTTGGCGGCTGCCGCATCGTATCGCAGAAAGAGTTGGCCGATCTTAAAAATCCCCCCAATCCACAAATGGCCAATATTCAGCAAACCTGGCAGCAAAAGATTGTGCCGCAGTATGTGCGTGAGGCGAAACCTGTCGCGGAATTACTGAAAACCTTGCAGAGCGAAAAGAGCTTTGATGAGGCCTGTAGCAAAGATGGCTACCGCAGCCAGAGCGAAAACCCCTGCGTCTTTAGCGTGCGTATCAGCGGGGAAGTGATCAAGGTGAATACGAAATCCCGCAGCGGGAAGATGACGGTGCGCGATGAGCAAGGTGGCGACATCGTGGTGCAGATGGGCCCTATTATTCGCGGCACCAGCCTACGGGACGGGTATAAAGGCGCGAGCTACCAGGACTTTAACGATCAGGTGCTGTACGGCGACTATGGCAAAGCGATTAATCAGCAAGCGTCGACGATGATCATCAACTTTAAGCCCGTCGTCGGAGATAAGGTCACTGTTTCCGGGGTATTTGCCGCCTGGGATATTCCACAAACCATCCCGGATGTTACCGCGGCACATATCGTACGGCAGTGA
- a CDS encoding D-ribose ABC transporter substrate-binding protein, with translation MKAKLLFLGVAAACAFSVNAFAAEKGTIMIMVNSLDNPYYAAEAKGADQKAKELGYTTSVLSHGEDVKKQSELIDAAIGKKVQGIILDNADSTASVAAIQKAKDAGIPVVLINREIPVDNIALEQITHNNFQAGSDVANVFVEKMEEAGKYAELTCNLADNNCVTRSKSFHQVLDQYPDMQSVARQDAKGTLIDGKRIMDSILQAHPDVKGVICGNGPVALGAIAALKSAGRDDVIVVGIDGSNDEREAVKAGTLKATVMLQAQAIAAQGVTDLDNFIQKGTKPEKQRVMFRGILITPDNASGVQDFNFKS, from the coding sequence ATGAAAGCGAAATTACTGTTTTTAGGTGTGGCAGCAGCCTGTGCATTTTCGGTGAATGCGTTTGCCGCTGAAAAAGGCACCATCATGATTATGGTCAACTCGCTGGATAACCCCTACTACGCCGCAGAGGCAAAAGGGGCCGATCAGAAAGCGAAAGAGCTGGGCTACACCACCAGCGTGCTGTCGCACGGCGAAGATGTTAAAAAACAGAGCGAGCTTATCGACGCCGCGATCGGTAAAAAAGTTCAGGGCATTATTCTGGATAACGCCGACTCAACCGCCAGCGTAGCGGCCATTCAAAAAGCCAAAGACGCGGGTATTCCCGTGGTGTTAATCAACCGTGAAATCCCGGTTGATAACATTGCCCTCGAACAGATCACGCATAACAACTTCCAGGCAGGCTCTGACGTGGCTAACGTCTTCGTCGAAAAAATGGAAGAGGCAGGCAAATACGCCGAGCTGACCTGTAACCTGGCCGACAACAACTGCGTGACGCGCTCGAAATCTTTCCATCAGGTGCTGGATCAGTATCCGGATATGCAGAGCGTCGCGAGACAGGATGCGAAAGGCACTCTGATTGACGGCAAGCGCATTATGGACAGCATCCTGCAGGCGCACCCGGACGTGAAAGGCGTTATCTGCGGCAACGGCCCTGTCGCGCTGGGCGCAATTGCCGCGCTGAAATCCGCTGGCCGCGATGATGTGATTGTCGTCGGCATCGACGGCAGCAACGACGAGCGTGAAGCCGTTAAAGCGGGCACCCTAAAAGCCACGGTGATGCTGCAGGCCCAGGCCATTGCCGCTCAGGGCGTTACCGATCTGGATAATTTCATCCAAAAAGGCACCAAGCCTGAGAAACAGCGCGTGATGTTCCGCGGCATTCTGATTACCCCTGACAACGCCTCCGGAGTGCAAGACTTCAATTTCAAATCCTGA
- a CDS encoding transketolase C-terminal domain-containing protein, producing MSNSEHLANVMVEAFIDAVERGVDLVPVVADSTSTAKISPFIKQYPDRIVNVGIAEQTLVGAAAGLALGGKIAVTCNAAPFLVSRANEQVKVDICYNNTNVKLFGLNAGASYGPLASTHHAIDDISVMRGFGNIQIFAPSSPLECRQIIEYALEHVGPVYIRMDGKALPELHDESYTFVPGAIDVLREGNDIALVAMGSTVHEAVDAAEQLAEQGISARVINVPSIRPLDRDALFAALQSVKHIISVEEHNVNGGVGSLVAEVLAENGHGAVLKRLGIPDGDYAIAADRKDMRAYHGLDVAGIVNQTLALINK from the coding sequence GTGAGTAATTCAGAACATCTTGCAAACGTGATGGTTGAAGCTTTCATTGATGCGGTTGAGAGAGGCGTCGATCTGGTTCCCGTCGTAGCCGACTCGACCTCGACCGCCAAGATCTCCCCCTTCATAAAACAGTACCCGGATCGGATCGTCAACGTCGGGATCGCCGAGCAGACCCTGGTGGGCGCAGCCGCCGGGCTGGCGCTGGGCGGAAAAATCGCCGTAACCTGTAACGCCGCGCCGTTTCTGGTTTCGCGTGCCAACGAGCAGGTTAAAGTTGATATCTGTTACAACAACACTAACGTGAAGCTGTTTGGCCTCAACGCCGGAGCCAGCTATGGGCCGCTGGCCAGTACCCACCACGCCATTGATGATATCTCCGTGATGCGCGGCTTCGGTAATATCCAGATCTTTGCCCCCTCCTCCCCGCTGGAGTGCCGCCAGATTATTGAGTATGCGCTTGAGCATGTCGGCCCGGTCTATATCCGTATGGACGGTAAAGCGCTACCCGAGCTGCACGATGAAAGTTACACCTTCGTACCCGGTGCGATAGATGTGCTGCGCGAAGGCAATGACATCGCGCTGGTCGCCATGGGCTCTACCGTTCACGAAGCCGTTGATGCCGCCGAACAGCTGGCGGAACAGGGCATTTCTGCAAGGGTCATCAACGTCCCTTCCATTCGCCCCTTAGACCGCGACGCGCTGTTCGCCGCGTTACAAAGCGTAAAACATATTATCAGCGTTGAAGAGCACAATGTGAATGGCGGCGTGGGCAGCCTTGTCGCGGAGGTGCTGGCAGAGAACGGCCATGGTGCGGTGCTTAAACGTTTGGGCATTCCTGACGGTGACTATGCCATCGCCGCCGATCGCAAAGATATGCGGGCATATCATGGTCTTGATGTAGCCGGGATCGTGAATCAGACCCTGGCCCTGATTAATAAATAG
- a CDS encoding transketolase, with protein MNPFLLSVPELENKARAVRRHIISLNANSPAGGHTGADLSQVELLTALYFRVLDCAADRQDDEERDIYIQSKGHAVGCYYCVLAEAGYFPVEWLATYQHANSHLPGHPVKQKTPGIELNTGALGHGFPVAVGLALAAKRSNSKRRIFLITGDGELAEGSNWEAAMVAAHYKLDNLVIINDKNGLQLAGATKDIMCTDPLDEKWRAFGMEVTECEGNDMASVVNALENLPQTGKPNVIIAHTTKGAGVSFIAGKPEWHHRVPKGDEIGLAMSELNDLIEEGMKSE; from the coding sequence ATGAATCCGTTCTTACTTTCTGTACCCGAACTTGAAAACAAAGCCCGTGCGGTGCGCCGTCACATCATCTCCCTGAATGCCAACAGCCCCGCTGGCGGCCATACCGGGGCCGATCTCTCGCAGGTGGAGCTGTTAACAGCGCTCTATTTTCGCGTACTCGACTGCGCTGCTGACCGCCAGGATGATGAGGAGCGTGATATCTACATCCAGTCCAAAGGCCACGCCGTAGGTTGCTACTACTGCGTTCTCGCCGAGGCGGGCTATTTTCCGGTGGAGTGGCTCGCTACCTACCAGCACGCCAACTCTCATCTGCCGGGACATCCGGTTAAGCAGAAGACCCCAGGGATTGAGCTCAATACCGGTGCGCTGGGGCATGGTTTCCCGGTGGCCGTTGGTCTGGCACTCGCGGCCAAGCGCAGCAATAGCAAACGCCGTATTTTCCTGATCACCGGCGACGGTGAACTGGCAGAAGGCAGCAACTGGGAAGCCGCCATGGTGGCCGCCCATTACAAGCTGGATAACCTGGTCATTATCAATGACAAAAATGGCCTGCAGCTGGCGGGGGCCACCAAAGACATTATGTGTACCGATCCGCTGGACGAAAAATGGCGCGCCTTTGGTATGGAAGTGACCGAGTGCGAGGGCAACGATATGGCTTCCGTGGTCAATGCGCTGGAGAACCTGCCCCAGACCGGCAAACCGAACGTCATTATCGCCCATACCACCAAGGGTGCAGGCGTCTCCTTTATCGCTGGCAAGCCAGAATGGCACCACCGCGTTCCGAAGGGTGACGAAATCGGGCTGGCAATGAGCGAACTGAACGATCTGATCGAAGAGGGCATGAAAAGTGAGTAA
- a CDS encoding FGGY-family carbohydrate kinase, with amino-acid sequence MSSHKNIIIALDEGTTNAKAVALDAAGKAIVKFNQPLSIQTPREGWVEQSGSALVEASVKVLAQAIEAVGAENVVALAISNQRETTIGWYRSNGTPLHAAISWQCSRTADFCDALRRDNKEQTIKAVTGLPVAPLFSASKMRWLIESTPNGQALAANGDICLGTIDSWLLWNLTAGESFYCDYSNAARTQLLDLQSGRWSPEMLDIFQIPAAALPTIKPSSGLFGYTKNVAGIPDGIPIMSMVGDSHAALFGHALGEAGCVKATYGTGSSVMAPVTSAQCNIHSLATTLAWHDGEQLIYGLEGNIPHTGDGVAWMADSTGLSELPEAELAAELNSLPASVESTLGVYFVPALTGLGAPWWDENARGVICGLSRGVKRAHLIRAALEAITYQIADVVTAMRQHNDFSLNALMVDGGPTKNDWLMQYQSDLLGCPVMRSDVPELSAIGAALLARKAVGQLSLDELKQYLYPHSEFRPNMERHGRLQKRWREWQQAVERTLHKF; translated from the coding sequence ATGTCTTCGCACAAAAATATTATTATTGCTCTCGACGAGGGCACGACCAACGCCAAGGCCGTAGCCCTGGACGCAGCAGGCAAAGCGATCGTTAAATTCAACCAGCCGCTCTCTATCCAGACGCCTCGCGAGGGGTGGGTCGAACAGTCAGGTTCGGCGCTGGTGGAGGCCTCGGTGAAGGTGCTCGCGCAAGCGATTGAGGCGGTCGGCGCTGAAAACGTGGTGGCGCTGGCCATCAGCAACCAGCGTGAGACGACGATAGGCTGGTATCGCAGCAACGGCACGCCGCTGCATGCGGCCATCAGCTGGCAATGCTCGCGCACGGCGGATTTTTGCGATGCATTGCGGCGCGATAATAAAGAGCAGACGATTAAAGCCGTCACCGGTCTGCCGGTCGCGCCGCTTTTCTCCGCCTCCAAGATGCGCTGGCTCATTGAGTCGACGCCAAACGGCCAGGCGCTGGCGGCCAACGGTGACATTTGTCTCGGTACCATCGACAGCTGGCTGCTCTGGAATCTGACCGCGGGTGAAAGCTTCTATTGCGACTACTCAAACGCCGCCCGTACTCAGCTCCTTGATCTGCAAAGCGGACGCTGGAGCCCAGAGATGCTGGATATCTTCCAGATCCCGGCCGCCGCGCTGCCGACGATCAAACCCTCCAGCGGCCTTTTCGGCTACACCAAAAACGTGGCGGGCATTCCAGACGGCATTCCGATCATGTCGATGGTGGGAGATTCGCACGCCGCACTGTTCGGCCATGCGCTGGGGGAGGCGGGCTGCGTCAAGGCCACCTACGGTACGGGCTCATCGGTTATGGCACCGGTGACCTCGGCCCAGTGCAACATCCACTCTCTGGCAACCACCCTTGCCTGGCACGATGGCGAGCAGCTGATCTACGGCCTGGAGGGGAACATCCCCCATACCGGAGACGGCGTTGCGTGGATGGCTGACAGCACGGGCCTGAGTGAACTCCCCGAGGCTGAGCTGGCCGCAGAGCTGAATTCACTTCCGGCCTCGGTGGAGTCAACGCTGGGCGTCTATTTTGTTCCGGCGCTAACGGGATTAGGTGCGCCCTGGTGGGATGAAAATGCCCGCGGGGTGATCTGCGGCCTGAGCCGTGGCGTAAAACGCGCGCACCTGATCCGGGCAGCGCTAGAGGCCATTACCTACCAGATCGCCGACGTGGTCACGGCGATGCGGCAGCACAACGACTTTTCGCTGAACGCGTTGATGGTCGATGGTGGGCCAACCAAAAATGACTGGCTGATGCAGTATCAGTCAGACCTGCTGGGTTGCCCGGTTATGCGCAGCGACGTGCCTGAACTCTCTGCAATCGGTGCGGCGCTCTTAGCGCGCAAGGCCGTGGGGCAACTCTCACTCGATGAGCTAAAACAGTACCTTTACCCGCACAGTGAATTTCGCCCCAACATGGAGCGTCATGGCCGTTTACAAAAACGCTGGCGGGAGTGGCAACAGGCCGTCGAAAGAACTCTACACAAATTTTGA
- a CDS encoding SDR family oxidoreductase, with protein sequence MGYVFENKTVVITGAAKGIGEGIARKFADAGANLVLSDYSAEVIETAERLREEYHENIISFVADVTNEEQVTELYRLAHRTFGSIDVSIQNAGIITIDRFDKMTRQEFDNVLSVNTTGVWLCCREAAKYMVKQQSGRLINTSSGQGRVGFIYTPHYAASKMGVIGITQSLALELAQHNITVNAFCPGIIETNMWDYNDRVWGEILSTPEKQYKKGELMDEWVQGIPLKRAGKPADVAGLVAFLASEDAAYITGQTINVDGGLIMS encoded by the coding sequence ATGGGCTATGTATTCGAAAATAAAACGGTTGTCATTACCGGGGCTGCCAAAGGCATCGGCGAGGGCATCGCCAGAAAATTTGCCGATGCGGGCGCAAATCTGGTGCTGTCGGACTACTCGGCAGAGGTCATAGAGACCGCCGAGCGATTGAGAGAGGAGTACCATGAAAATATTATCTCCTTCGTCGCCGACGTTACCAATGAAGAGCAGGTCACCGAGCTCTACCGCCTCGCGCATCGTACCTTTGGCAGCATTGATGTCTCTATCCAAAACGCCGGCATTATCACCATCGACCGCTTCGATAAAATGACGCGTCAGGAGTTCGATAACGTACTCAGCGTGAACACCACCGGCGTATGGCTATGCTGCCGTGAGGCCGCAAAGTATATGGTCAAGCAGCAGAGTGGTCGTCTGATCAACACCTCTTCCGGCCAGGGCCGGGTTGGCTTTATCTACACCCCGCACTACGCGGCCAGCAAAATGGGCGTAATTGGTATTACCCAAAGCCTCGCGCTAGAGCTGGCCCAGCACAACATTACGGTGAACGCATTCTGCCCTGGGATCATCGAGACCAACATGTGGGACTACAACGACCGCGTGTGGGGCGAGATCCTGAGCACGCCAGAGAAGCAGTATAAAAAAGGCGAGCTTATGGATGAATGGGTGCAGGGGATCCCCCTCAAACGGGCGGGCAAACCTGCCGACGTTGCCGGGCTGGTGGCATTTCTGGCGTCCGAGGATGCAGCCTACATTACGGGGCAAACCATCAACGTTGATGGCGGCTTGATCATGTCGTAA
- a CDS encoding SDR family oxidoreductase produces MDKHFSQRLFDLSDRVAFVTGAGSGIGQMIAYGFASAGAKVACFDLREDGGLLETVNTIQEMGGSAFAYTGDVRDIAHLRAAIAEVKTQFGRLDVALNAAGIANANPALEMEPDQWQRVIDINLTGVWNSCKAEAELMLESGGGSIINIASMSGVIVNRGLEQAHYNCSKAGVIHLSKSLAMEWAEKNIRVNTISPGYTATPMNTRPEMVHQTKSFESQTPMQRMAKVEEMAGPAIFLAADASSFCTGVDLLVDGGFVCW; encoded by the coding sequence ATGGATAAACACTTTTCCCAAAGACTGTTTGATTTAAGCGATCGCGTCGCGTTTGTCACCGGGGCAGGCAGCGGTATTGGTCAAATGATTGCTTACGGCTTTGCCAGCGCGGGGGCGAAGGTGGCCTGCTTCGATCTACGCGAGGATGGCGGCCTGCTGGAAACCGTAAACACGATTCAGGAGATGGGCGGCAGCGCCTTTGCCTATACCGGCGACGTACGCGACATTGCGCACCTGCGCGCTGCTATCGCTGAGGTGAAGACGCAGTTTGGTCGTCTTGATGTGGCGCTCAACGCCGCCGGGATTGCCAACGCTAATCCGGCGCTGGAGATGGAGCCAGACCAGTGGCAGCGGGTTATCGATATCAACCTGACCGGCGTCTGGAACAGCTGTAAAGCCGAGGCCGAGCTGATGCTGGAGAGCGGCGGCGGCTCGATTATCAATATCGCCTCTATGTCGGGCGTGATTGTTAACCGGGGGCTGGAGCAGGCCCACTATAACTGCTCGAAGGCGGGGGTGATCCACTTAAGCAAAAGCCTGGCGATGGAGTGGGCGGAGAAAAATATCCGCGTTAACACAATTAGCCCAGGCTACACGGCGACCCCGATGAACACCCGTCCAGAGATGGTGCACCAGACAAAATCGTTTGAGAGCCAGACGCCTATGCAGCGTATGGCAAAGGTTGAGGAGATGGCTGGCCCGGCGATTTTCCTTGCCGCAGATGCCTCGTCGTTCTGCACCGGTGTGGATCTGCTGGTCGATGGCGGGTTTGTTTGCTGGTAA
- the fur gene encoding ferric iron uptake transcriptional regulator, which yields MTDNNTALKKAGLKVTLPRLKILEVLQGPDNHHVSAEDLYKRLIDMGEEIGLATVYRVLNQFDDAGIVTRHNFEGGKSVFELTQQHHHDHLICLDCGKVIEFSDDSIEARQREIATKHGIRLTNHSLYLYGHCAEGDCRENEHAHETTPRKL from the coding sequence ATGACTGACAATAACACCGCATTAAAGAAGGCCGGCTTGAAAGTCACGCTTCCTCGTTTAAAAATTCTGGAAGTGCTTCAGGGACCGGATAACCATCATGTCAGTGCGGAAGACTTATACAAGCGACTGATCGACATGGGCGAGGAAATTGGTCTGGCTACCGTGTATCGTGTGCTTAACCAGTTTGATGATGCCGGGATTGTCACCCGTCATAACTTTGAAGGCGGCAAATCCGTTTTCGAACTGACCCAGCAGCATCACCACGATCATCTGATCTGCCTCGACTGCGGCAAGGTGATCGAGTTTAGCGATGATTCTATCGAAGCTCGCCAGCGTGAAATCGCCACTAAGCACGGCATCCGCCTGACGAACCACAGCCTCTATCTTTACGGTCACTGCGCTGAAGGCGACTGCCGTGAAAATGAACACGCGCATGAGACCACGCCGCGTAAGCTGTAA
- the fldA gene encoding flavodoxin FldA, whose product MAITGIFFGSDTGNTENIAKMIQKQLGPDVADVHDIAKSSKEDLEGYDILLLGIPTWYYGEAQCDWDDFFPTLEEVDFNGKLVALFGCGDQEDYAEYFCDALGTIRDIIEPNGATIVGHWPTAGYHFEASKGLADDDHFVGLAIDEDRQPELTAERVEKWVKQISEELHLDEIVNA is encoded by the coding sequence ATGGCAATTACAGGTATTTTTTTCGGTAGCGACACCGGTAACACCGAAAATATCGCAAAGATGATCCAAAAGCAGCTTGGTCCAGACGTTGCTGACGTGCATGACATTGCCAAGAGCAGCAAAGAAGATCTGGAAGGCTATGATATCCTGCTGCTGGGCATCCCAACCTGGTACTATGGTGAAGCGCAGTGCGACTGGGATGACTTCTTCCCAACGCTGGAAGAGGTGGACTTCAACGGTAAGCTGGTGGCGCTATTCGGCTGTGGCGACCAGGAAGACTACGCAGAGTACTTCTGTGATGCCCTCGGCACCATTCGTGATATCATTGAACCCAACGGGGCGACGATCGTCGGTCACTGGCCAACCGCTGGTTACCACTTCGAAGCGTCTAAAGGCCTGGCCGATGACGATCACTTCGTGGGCCTCGCCATCGACGAAGACCGCCAGCCGGAACTGACCGCCGAGCGCGTTGAGAAGTGGGTCAAGCAGATCTCTGAAGAGCTGCACCTTGACGAGATCGTTAACGCCTGA
- the ybfE gene encoding LexA regulated protein, translating to MAKEQTDRTTLDLFANERRPGRPKTNPLSRDEQLRINKRNQLKRDKVRGLKRVELKMNADAVEALNALADARQMSRSELIEELLLTQLKALHRQGDV from the coding sequence ATGGCAAAAGAACAAACGGACCGTACGACACTAGATCTGTTCGCGAACGAGCGTCGCCCGGGACGACCGAAAACGAATCCGCTTTCGCGTGACGAACAGCTACGCATCAATAAGCGCAACCAGCTTAAACGCGACAAAGTTCGTGGGCTTAAGCGCGTCGAGCTGAAGATGAACGCTGACGCCGTTGAGGCGCTCAACGCGCTGGCCGATGCCCGGCAGATGAGCCGTAGCGAACTGATCGAAGAGCTGCTGCTGACCCAGCTCAAGGCCCTGCACCGCCAGGGCGACGTCTGA
- the ybfF gene encoding esterase, with translation MKLNTRAQSAQHPHNNSPIVLVHGLFGSLDNLGVLARDLVNDHDIIQVDMRNHGLSPRSPEMNYPAMAQDLLDTLDAQGLEKATFIGHSMGGKAVMALTALAPERIDQLVAIDIAPVAYQVRRHDDIFVAINAVTAAGATSRQQAAALMRQTLHEEGVIQFLLKSFIDGAWRFNVPTLWDRYEEIIGWQTVPAWDRPALFVRGGQSPYVTEAHRDALLAQFPQARAHVIAGAGHWVHAEKPEAVLRAIRRYLAHDAG, from the coding sequence ATGAAATTGAATACCCGAGCGCAATCTGCACAACATCCGCACAACAATTCTCCCATTGTCCTGGTCCACGGTCTGTTTGGCAGCCTGGACAACCTCGGCGTGCTGGCGCGCGATCTGGTAAACGATCACGATATCATTCAGGTTGATATGCGCAACCATGGTCTCTCTCCCCGCTCGCCGGAGATGAACTACCCGGCCATGGCGCAGGATCTGTTGGATACGCTTGACGCGCAGGGCCTGGAGAAGGCGACGTTTATCGGCCACTCCATGGGCGGCAAGGCGGTCATGGCACTTACCGCGCTCGCCCCTGAACGCATTGACCAGCTGGTCGCCATTGATATTGCCCCCGTTGCCTATCAGGTACGCCGCCACGACGACATTTTTGTCGCTATCAATGCGGTGACGGCTGCCGGGGCCACCAGCCGCCAGCAGGCCGCCGCCCTGATGCGCCAGACGCTACACGAAGAGGGCGTTATTCAGTTTCTTCTGAAATCGTTTATCGACGGCGCATGGCGCTTCAACGTGCCGACGCTGTGGGATCGCTACGAAGAGATTATTGGCTGGCAGACCGTGCCGGCCTGGGATCGCCCGGCGCTGTTTGTGCGCGGCGGCCAGTCGCCCTACGTCACCGAGGCCCATCGCGATGCGCTGCTTGCCCAGTTCCCGCAGGCGCGGGCGCACGTGATTGCCGGCGCTGGCCACTGGGTACACGCTGAAAAGCCCGAGGCAGTGCTGCGGGCGATCCGCCGCTATCTGGCGCACGATGCAGGCTGA